The DNA window AAATGATTTTTTCATTCCGACAGGCGAACAACCGCCACGGACGTAGCCTGTTAACGATAAAATATCTTTCACAGGAACCATTTCGATTTTCTTTTCACCGGCTGCTTTTGCTGCTTTTTTCAAGTCTAATTCTTCTGCTACAGGAATAACAAAAACATATGCCTGTTTAGATGCCCCAGACGCCACAAGTGTTTTATAGACTAGTTCTGGAGGATAACCGATTTTGCCAGCTACAGACACTCCATCTACTTTGCCATCTTCAACTGTGTAATAGAGCGATTCGTACGTAATTTTTTCTTTATCAAGCATGCGTGCAGCATTAGTTTTTGCAACTTTCTTTGTCATGACATCTTCTCCTAGCGTTGAAAAGATTCGTTAGTCACAGCATACCATCATCCGCAGCGGGATTCTATTCGCTTTGTCCTAATAATTTTTTTAACGCGTCGGCCATTGCTGTATTTTGTGGTGCTTCATCTTGCTGGTTTAAGTATT is part of the Planococcus sp. PAMC 21323 genome and encodes:
- the ybaK gene encoding Cys-tRNA(Pro) deacylase, with amino-acid sequence MTKKVAKTNAARMLDKEKITYESLYYTVEDGKVDGVSVAGKIGYPPELVYKTLVASGASKQAYVFVIPVAEELDLKKAAKAAGEKKIEMVPVKDILSLTGYVRGGCSPVGMKKSFPTFVSAEAEQLSQLIVSAGKIGMQIKLAPTELVSVTKGQFAELTVLSQ